The Nerophis lumbriciformis linkage group LG03, RoL_Nlum_v2.1, whole genome shotgun sequence genome includes the window ttctgacgttgattcgaccattgaaatttggtaattttccaaccaacaacgtggatccaacattggacatcaacgttgtctcaatttacaaatacaactattttgcaacgttgtttcaaagtcagttttaaaggacatgtacatatgtataatcaacgttgtattaaTGTCTTGgtatctttgttgtctctcatgaagtctgccatgattacactgcaaaaactgaaatctaagtaagattaaatatctcaaataagggtgatacttgcttattttctctctgataaaataattattctcactaagcagattttatgttagtgttttactttttttaagtgttttggtcctaaattatctcagtaagatattacagcttgttgctgagatttgatgacctatattgagtaaaacatgcttgaaactagaatatcaagtgttgcaaagctgtgtcatcaacattcacaagtataaaactacttttttaaagtaataatttctttctTTCTAAAATCaggcctttgacacaattgtgtctcatgattaaaacggatgacagccaaatggactttgctgttttattttcaatgaaacaatagaaaataggtaccggtactcatatagtagtacagttggcacagtacagtaaactgacagttaatatttaaacatttaacatgtgacatttctaacaattttgaacagaaatagttcatgcacattcagatgaattcttcaaaattataataaaaaaattttgggccgggggccgggctgtatatatgcgcactaattgactgaaagagcacgcacttggcgtgatgatgtcatgttattaatggaaaaataaatttttagacaatatgatttgcctgagcggctaggagaccccgagagtaacaagcggttgccttgttgcctttccattaagaacaataaattagtttttactataagtttgctggtttcaagaaatgtaatgccgagtgcatatcattatatcaagataatggcactagcatttacttcatttaagaatatttttcaacatattgagcaaaaaggtctcttttttttcctaccaacaaaagtgcacttgttattagtgagaatatacttattttaaggtatgtttgggttcatagaggttaactaattttacttgttttggaaagtcttgacaagccaaatgttcttgttctattggcagataattttgccaattcaaataaaataccactaatttttttttttcttgtttttgaacagtgactttttgcagtgcagtagtgttgttgtgatgcgtctgtgaaatcatgcttaaaatgagcaaaataccaaagttttgaactgaactcaaggGCTGCTATGGTGTGTCCCCAGTTGAATAAACCCGAGCTATGAAGTCTTGGTTTTATGAGCAAACAATACGCAATAAAAGCACAAACACTATCATTTATTCGCAATATTGCATTTATTGAGTTTGTGACCGGGAGGACTTCATTGTTTGATGTCAAGTATAGAAAAGTGAGAAATGTAATCGATGGTTGGACcattcgcctctcatccaatcaGGCTTTACCGCACTGCAGCTTTCCTAAGTAGTCTTTGAACATGACTTAACGAGTCCTGCTTGGATACGAGATTAATCTTCTTCTGAGAGTCCAAAAATGTCAGATGTAGCCAATAATGTCCTTGCATATGATTGGCTGCCTGCTGCCCGTCTTCATGAGGGCAGCAAATTGGTAAAAGTCTGTGTCCAGTTCGTGAATGGCAGAGTGGGACTGGTGGAAAAAGGGCGCTTTTGTTTCCGCCGCGACAACGGGGCACGAAAGACGTTTGGACGCGTCTCTGCTAACACGGGAGTCCGTGGTCCTCATCCTCACTCTTTCCTCCACGCTCCTCGACAATCCGGCCAGTTTCCTCCTCACGTTGCCCAGGAGGCTCCTTCCCAGTCGCCGTCTCGGCTTCGCTTTCGGCTCGGGCGCCTCGGGACATTCCGGGAGGTCCATCCAGTTCTGGACCAGGTCGGCGAAGCTGTTGTCGCCCAGGACCAGAGGTTGGCGGTTGCGTCCTCTGGTCAACAGCGAGTTGGCCCAGTCCTCTGGATCGTCAAAGGGCGTCCATTGCTCCAGGCAGACGTCTGAGGTGGATTTAGGACGAATGCGTCCGCTCGGCGCTCTGTTGGTGCGTAGACACGCCGAGGACGACACTCGCACGTTCCTCGTCCTCCTCAGCACCACCCCCTCGTCTCGCCACGAGGCCTCGGAGTAGCCGGAATCACAGTCCAAACTCTTGCGGCTGCTGGGCGAGTTCAAGCCGAGACGACTGCTGGCTGCGTCGTCCTCGTCCTCGTCTTCCTCCTCCAGGGGGCTGGCGAGGCAGCAGGCCGAGTCGTAGGTGCTGGCCGTGCTGGCGCTGGACATGCGGAGGCGGGAGCGCAGCTCTCTGGGCCGACACACGGCATGGGGGGCTGCTGACAGGACGGCCAcaggagggacaggaggacacggcGGTCTGCAGGCTGCAGGACATGTCCTCCTCAGCTTGTTCAGGTCTTGGAGGGACCTCATCATGTAGTGCATGTTCTCCCGCAAACAGTCGCCTGAGTCGCGCAGGCAAGGCTGAGGACAGAaggaaaaaaagttcaaatttaccgtaaattccagactgtAAGCTGCTACTTATAAGACGCTGTGGCTACGTTGACAGCcatcataaaaaaatgttttaaaaatacaagcaaatacactgagaaggtgttttattgtttgtgctatggcaccatcttttggacacaggtgctgcagtgtccttccatttagtcctatataccggaagtacaagtgccattcagtcttctagccatccatagcgttccgactcgtatggattcttcattcatcacgtttgtaagttttgcaatataactGAAACAGTttattccgtatttttcggagtataagtcgcaccggagtataaggcgcaccggctgaaaatgcataatacataataaagaaggaaaaatacttatataagtcgcactggagtataagtcgcatttttgggggaaatgtatttgataaaagccaacaccaagaatagacatttgaaaggcaatttaaaataaataaagaatagtgaacaacaggctgaataagtgtacgctatatgaggcataaataaccaactggtatgttaacgtaacatattatggtaagagtcattcaaataactataacatatagaacatgctatacgtttaccaaacaatctgtcactcctaatcgctaaatcccatgaaatcttatacgtctagtctcttacgtgaatgagctaaataatattatttgatattttacgctcatgtgttcataatttcacacataagtcgctccagagtataaagtcgcacccccggccaaactatgaaaaaaactgcgacttatagtccgaaaaatacggtacttactaaaccgtcccatgtgtgatgtctgtaggaatgttttcatacatatttgtacgtgctatcataatgtaatgacgctaacgTTGTCAGTATTAGCTGATATgcaaacacgtttacgagtgtccgtgttagtattattaacttaccggTACATtggaattatttttgtattgtttcagtttcataaattcctcagtaaattcaccgaaacgtcaccgtggagttattgagtctgtttagctactTTTGACTtcagttttgtttgatcagccattttactgccgtgtaacaggcactgtttggaaacaattaaggtatgtaaataaaaaaaattctgtgtaaataactcatttcacaacgtatacatctgcggcttatagtccggtgcgtctattatatgaaataacatgtttttttttttaatttagtggttgtggcttatataccggtgcgctctatagtccagaaaatacgggatATACAGTACAACACAGAGCAGTGGAAATGTACACAAATAATACcagatattttttaaaattttaaatg containing:
- the LOC133587440 gene encoding PAK4-inhibitor inka1-like, with product MPCLRDSGDCLRENMHYMMRSLQDLNKLRRTCPAACRPPCPPVPPVAVLSAAPHAVCRPRELRSRLRMSSASTASTYDSACCLASPLEEEDEDEDDAASSRLGLNSPSSRKSLDCDSGYSEASWRDEGVVLRRTRNVRVSSSACLRTNRAPSGRIRPKSTSDVCLEQWTPFDDPEDWANSLLTRGRNRQPLVLGDNSFADLVQNWMDLPECPEAPEPKAKPRRRLGRSLLGNVRRKLAGLSRSVEERVRMRTTDSRVSRDASKRLSCPVVAAETKAPFFHQSHSAIHELDTDFYQFAALMKTGSRQPIICKDIIGYI